The proteins below come from a single Rhizobium rhizoryzae genomic window:
- a CDS encoding 2-hydroxyacid dehydrogenase produces the protein MTPPIAFVTRMPGDEEKQWLNVLQQSMPAEHILSFRDLTQEERRLAEIAIVANPDPCDVAALPGISWIHSLWAGVERLVAELGAAAPPIVRLIDPELSRVMAEAVLAWTYYLQREMPAYRKQQVDCRWEPRSYRHPGEMTVGLLGLGVLGKAAAGRLMDAGFQVQSWSGSAATLPGAVHFTGEDGLNTVLSTSDIIVCLLPLTTETRGLLNKHRLGLMPNGASLINFARGAIVDADDLIELLNSRHLDHAVLDVFTQEPLDENSPLWRHPDITVLPHISAPTNAVTAAKIVAQNIETWRRTGKLPVTIDRKRGY, from the coding sequence ATGACACCGCCGATTGCATTTGTCACCCGCATGCCCGGCGATGAAGAGAAGCAGTGGCTGAACGTCCTGCAGCAATCCATGCCGGCAGAGCATATTCTCTCCTTTCGGGATCTGACGCAGGAGGAAAGGCGACTGGCCGAAATCGCAATCGTTGCCAATCCCGATCCTTGTGACGTCGCCGCGCTTCCCGGCATATCCTGGATCCATAGCCTGTGGGCCGGTGTGGAGAGGCTGGTTGCTGAACTAGGCGCCGCTGCTCCGCCCATCGTGCGGCTCATCGATCCGGAATTGTCTCGCGTGATGGCGGAGGCGGTTCTGGCCTGGACCTATTATCTGCAACGGGAGATGCCCGCTTACAGAAAACAGCAAGTCGATTGCCGTTGGGAACCACGCAGCTACCGACATCCCGGCGAAATGACTGTTGGCCTATTGGGGTTGGGTGTGCTTGGCAAGGCGGCGGCGGGACGCCTGATGGATGCCGGGTTTCAGGTCCAGAGCTGGAGCGGTAGCGCGGCAACGCTTCCAGGTGCCGTGCATTTCACCGGAGAGGATGGCCTCAACACGGTTCTTTCGACAAGCGATATCATCGTATGCCTTCTGCCTCTTACTACCGAAACCCGGGGGTTGCTGAACAAACATCGCCTTGGATTGATGCCCAACGGTGCCTCCCTCATCAATTTCGCCCGTGGCGCGATTGTCGACGCGGATGACCTTATCGAGCTTCTAAATAGCAGGCATCTCGATCACGCGGTGCTTGATGTCTTCACACAGGAGCCCCTCGACGAGAATTCCCCGCTATGGCGGCATCCGGATATCACAGTCCTTCCGCATATCTCAGCGCCAACAAATGCAGTGACAGCAGCGAAAATAGTGGCACAGAACATCGAGACGTGGAGACGTACCGGCAAGCTGCCTGTCACCATAGACCGAAAACGCGGATATTGA
- a CDS encoding D-amino-acid transaminase, which produces MSRIVYVNGEWKPEAEATISVFDRGLLFADAIYEVTAVINRKLIDYSGHTARLKRSLEALGIPSPVSDDELLDLHRQIIERNDLESGLIYLQISRGAADRDFLFADGMKPSIIMFTQKKNVLENPKWETGLSVVTVPEGRWANRQIKTVQLLYSSMMKTEAAKAGADDVFLVEDGLITEASSSNVHIVTKDGVLVTRHLSNALLHGITRASVLSLAQGSDLEVEERAFSVAEVLSAAEVFITSASAFVMPVVRVDGRSIGDGKPGPVSRKLLQTYIQDRLAHAI; this is translated from the coding sequence ATGTCCCGCATCGTATATGTAAATGGCGAATGGAAACCCGAGGCCGAGGCAACGATCTCAGTCTTCGACAGAGGTCTTCTGTTCGCAGATGCGATCTATGAGGTGACGGCTGTCATCAACCGTAAGCTCATAGACTATTCAGGCCACACCGCTCGCCTGAAACGGTCCTTGGAAGCGCTCGGTATCCCGTCACCGGTATCGGACGACGAGCTTCTCGATCTACATCGCCAGATTATCGAACGAAACGATCTTGAGAGCGGATTGATCTATTTGCAGATCTCGAGAGGGGCAGCGGATCGCGACTTTCTGTTCGCCGATGGCATGAAGCCGAGCATCATCATGTTCACTCAGAAGAAAAACGTTCTCGAGAACCCGAAGTGGGAAACGGGACTTTCGGTCGTCACAGTGCCGGAGGGGCGTTGGGCGAACCGCCAGATCAAGACTGTGCAGCTTCTCTACTCATCAATGATGAAGACTGAAGCTGCAAAAGCCGGAGCAGACGATGTCTTCTTGGTCGAAGACGGGTTGATCACGGAAGCGAGTTCATCGAACGTTCATATCGTCACCAAGGATGGCGTTCTGGTGACGCGGCATCTGTCGAACGCGCTTCTCCACGGCATCACGAGGGCATCCGTACTTTCTCTCGCGCAGGGATCTGATCTCGAAGTGGAAGAGAGGGCGTTTTCCGTTGCTGAAGTCCTGAGCGCAGCGGAAGTCTTCATTACCTCCGCAAGCGCATTCGTTATGCCTGTCGTTCGCGTTGATGGCAGGTCAATCGGTGACGGCAAGCCTGGTCCGGTTTCACGGAAGCTTCTGCAGACTTATATCCAGGATCGTTTGGCCCACGCTATCTAG